The genome window TGGCCGTGCCCGCGACAACATCCGCCGCGCCCGCTCCCGCCAGGAGGCGGCGGAGGACGAGGTGGACCGCGCCACGGACGAGGTGTCGCGCGAGGTGGCGAAGCTGGCCATCGCCGAGGCCGAGGCCCGCGTGGAGTACCTGCGCGCCCGCCAGCGGCTCAGCGTGGGCCTGCGCGAGGTGGAGCGGCTGTCCCTGCGCTGCGCCTTCGCGAAGTTCGAGCTGGCCCGGCTGACGACGGCGCGCAAGGCGAAGGTGGAGGGCAGCGAGCGCCTGGAGCCGAAGGACTACGAAGAGCAGGTGTCCGAGTGCGAGGCGGAGGTGAAGGAGGAGCGCGCCGACCTCGCCGAGGACGAGAAGGAAGAGAAGGCGGCTCGGGCGGTGTGGGAGGAGAAGAAGACGGCGCTGGCGAAGAAGACCTTCGACGCTCGTGCGAGTCCCTACGTGGAGAACCTCTAATGTCGACGACCGCCGGCTTCCTGGTGCTCCAACTGCTCACCGCGCAGGTCCCCGGGCCGGACGCGGCCACCCTCGAGCGCACCGCCGCCGTGGAGAGCGCGCGCCTGGAGCAGTCCCCCGACGACGCCGACGCGCTGTACCGGCTGGGCACCGCGTTCCTGTCGCTCAACAAGCCGAAGAAGGCGGTGGAGCCGCTCAAGAAGCTGGTGGCGCTGGAGCCCGAGCTGATTCCGCCCAAGCTGGCGCTGGCCCGGGCGCTGCGGCTGGCGGGCGACGCGGAAGCCGCGCGCACCGTGCTGGACACGGGCATCGCCGCCTTCCCGGAGGACTCCACCCTGCGCGCCGAGCGGGGCCTGCTGGCGCGCGTGCTGGACGAGAACGACGTGGCCATCAGCAGCTACTCGGTGGCCGCGGAGCTGGCGCCCCAGGACGCGGAGCTGCGCTTCAACCTGGGCGAGGCCCTGCAGCGCGCCGGCCGCACGGACGACGCGATAGAGGCCTACCGCGAGGCGCTGAAGCTGGACGCCAAGCTCAACGTCGCCCGGGTGAACCTGGGCAAGGCGCTGGCGGAGAAGGGGCTCAACGGCGAGGCCAAGGAGACGCTGCGCGAGGCCACCCGCGAGAAGCTGGGCGACTCGGAAGCGCACTACAACCTGGGCGTCATCCTGATGCGGGAGAACGACCTGGACGGCGCCATCGCCGAGTACCAGCGCACCCTCGCCGCGGAGCCCAAGCACGCGCGCGCCCACAACAACCTGGGCGTGGCCCTCAACGAGAAGGGCGACCCGCGCAAGGCCACCGAGGCCTTCCTCAAGGCCATCTCCGCGGACCCGAAGTACGCGGAGGCGCACTTCAACCTGGGGCTGGCGTACTTCCAGCTCGGCGACAACGTGCGCGCCACCAAGTCCTTCGAGAAGGCGCTGGTGCTGGAGCCCCGGCGCGCCAGCGGGCCTTACACGCAGCTGGGCCACCTGTACCTGGCGCAGGGCAAGAAGAAGCAGGCGGTGGCGGCCTTCCAGAAGGCGATTGAGAAGAGCACCGAGGACGGCCGCAAGACGACCGAGGCCTACCAGGGCCTGGCGCGGGCATACCTGGGGCTGGGCAAGGCCGACGAGGCGGTGGCCACGCTGAAGACGGCGGTGGAGACCTTCCCGAAGGACGCGAGCGCCCGGGCGGCGTATGGCGACGCGCTCAAGGCCAAGGGCGACCTGGACGGGGCCATCGCGCAGCTCGAGGCGTGCGTGGGCCTGGCGCCCACCGTGGAGAACCGGCTGGCCCTGGCGGACGCGTACGCCAAGAAGCGGGTGAGCGCGAAGGCGAAGCCGCTGTACGAGGAGCTGCTCAAGGAGGAGCCGGGCAACCGCGCCGCGAAGCTCGCGCTGGCGGACCTGCTGCTGGCCATGGGCGACTACGTGACGGCCGAAGGGCTGCTGAAGCCGAAGGAAGGCGAGGAGGCCGACACGGCGGCGCTGGCGCGGCTGGGCATCGTCCACTCGCGGCGCGGACGGCCGGACCTGGCGGTGACGGAGCTGGAGGCGGTCGTGGCGAAGGACCCGGCGCAGCTGGAGGCCCGGGCCGAGCTGGGCTTCCTCTACCTGCGCGGCGGTGACGGCGCGAAGGCGAAGAAGGTGCTGGCCTCCGTGCTGGCGGTGGAGCCTCGCAACGCGCTGGGGCTGCTGTACCTGGGCCACGCGCTGTTCCAGCAGGGCAACGCGAAGGACGCGGAGAAGTCCTTCCGCGGCGCCGCGCAGGTGGACCCGAACTTCGCCGAGCCGCACAACGCGCTGGGGCAGCTGCTGGAGGCCTCGAAGCGCATGGACGAGGCGAAGGGCGCCTATGAGACGGCGCTGAAGCTGCAGCCGGACCATGAGGACGCGAAGGCGGCCCTGAAGCGGATGGCCACGGCGTCAGCTCCGACGCCGTAGTCCGGGTGGGCCGCGGCGTCGTCAACCGGCGCCACGGTCGCACCTCCCCGCGGGGCTCAGCCGGGGACGCCCAGCAGCACCGCGCCGACCGCGACGAGCACCGCGCCTCCGAGCTGCCGCCGCTCCAGGCGCTCTCCCTGCAGCCCGGCCAGTCCCAGCGCGAAGGCGATGGAGGTGTTGCGCAGCGTCAGCACCACGCCCGCGCCGCTGCTGCCCAGCGCCGACAGCAGCAGCGCGAAGGACAGCGTGCAGACGATGCCGGTGACCACCACGAGCCCAGGCCTGACGAGGGCCTCGCGCCGGAGGGTGGCCCAGCCGAGCTTCCGGCTTCGCTCCAGGACGAGCACCGGCAGCGCGACGAGGAGCCCCGTGGCGAAGAGGGCCGGCGGCTGCGCTCCCTCGCCCAGCGCCAGCTTGTAGCTCAGGTGATAGCCGGCGATGCACAGCGCCGCCAGCGCGGCCCACGCCACGCCGGTGGCCGCGGGGCCCGTGGGGCGCGTCAGGTTCATCACCAGCAGCCCCACGCCCAGCAGCACGGCGCCGGAGACCATCCACACGGACACGGCCTCGCCCAGCCACAGCACGGACACGGGCCAGACCAGCAGCATCGCCCCTCCGCGAGACACCGTGTACGCGAGCCCCAGGGGCGCCTGCTTCAGCGCCCGGGACAGCGCCGCCAGGTAGATGCTCTCGCACGCCCCGGCGCCCAGGGCCCAGGCGAGACCGCGCGCCGTCGGGAACGCCTCGCCCCGCATCCCGAGCGTCCACAGCCCACCGCCCACCACGGCCACGGAGATGACGCTGACGACGCCCACCTCCGGATTCGGGTGCCGCTTGAGCAGCGCGTTCCACGAGGCATGGAAGAACGCGGACGACAGCACCAGCACCAGGGCGACGGTCTCCAACACGGCTCCTTCACGAGGTCGGGGCCGTGTCTAACGCAGGGGCCGCCTCCGCGCAGTCGCTGCGTCACCTCTTCGAGGCCCCCTGGGAGCTTGCTGTTCGGAAATGTCGGGGGTTTTGCGCGGCGAAATGTCCCGACATTTCCGAACAGCAAGCTCCCGGCCGCGAAACGGCCCCGTCAGGGTGATGGCTCGTCGTGGCCGTCCTGCGCTTCGGGCGCCTCCCCCATGAGCACCGAGGCCGGCAGCGCGGGGCCCTCGGGGATGGGGCGGGGTTCGTCGAAGGGGGTCACACGGCCGAAGGAGTAGCGCTCCTCGGCGTGCGCACCAAACGACGCGCCCTCGGCATGTGCCACCAGCACCAGGTCCTCGGTGGGCACGGTCCCCGTCTTGAACGTGACGACGTACGTCACCGCGCGGACATCCCCTCCCGGGCCCTCGGGGACGGTGAAGTCCTCGGGCCCTTCGAGGAGCGCTGCTCCGCGTGGCAGGGAGAGACGCACCGCCACGGGGGCACCGAAGCCCAGCCGCCGCTCCACCTCCGCCACGAGCCGCACACTGCCGGTGGACGCCTCCACCACCGTCCAGCCCACGCGCATCGGCGCGGGGATGCGCGCGGTCAGCCCCGCCCCCCAGGTTCCATGCGTATGTCCCTGGTTGTCCTCCGTGGGCGTCGCCGCCTCTCGCGGCGGCTCCGGCTCCGGAGTGCCACCCCCTGCCCAGGCCACTGGGTGGGGCCGCGACCGCGCCTCGGCGGGCCGCCCTGCCCTCCCTCGCTGGGAGGGAACTGAAGCGCGCACGTCGGGTGCCACGGGCTCGCCAGCGACCGGCGACTCGACGGCATCGCGTTGCACCACGCTCGGAGGGGCTTCGTCCCTCGCATCGAGCTGCGCCCGGGTCTTCTCCCGCTGGGAGAACGGAGGTGACGGCTCCGGCCGCTTGCGCGCCTTGCCCCGGACGCGCTCCACGCCGGAGGCCACTCCCGCGGAGAGTGCTCCCGCGAGCGCGAGGGCCAGCACCACGCCCGCGAGCTTCCGTCGCGTCAGGAGCACCGGCAGGCCTCCATGGCAGGGCTCGCAACGCAGGACATCACGAAGCCCTGGGCGCTCACCGACATGGCGCCGTCGCCGCATGCGCAGCACGCAGCCTCCAGCACAGAGCACGAGTTCATCACGGGCACCGGGCGCTCACCGACACAGGGGCGCATGACTGGGGTACGGGTACGCGACGGCCGGCTCGGTGGCCAGGTCCATCACCGTCCCGGGGAAGCCCTGGCACATCAGCGTGTCCAGGAAGTCCGCGAGGCACGGCGCGGAGTGCTCCGTCCGCGTCACGTCCACCACCGCCCCGTTCTCCATCCGCCACCGGTGCCGCTGGTAGCCGCGCGCCCACGGAGCGGCGTTCATCGCCGGAGCGCCGAGCGCCTCGTACAGCGGCTGCCGCGACGACGTGCCCCTGCCGAGCCGGTAGAGGATGGCGGCCACCTCGTTCTCCTCGATGCGCTGGAGCAGGCCGTCCTCGGGCTTGGGCCGGTTCCACGTGCCTGCGGCGGGCTCGCGTGCCTCCAGGTCCACCCAGAACATCGTCCCGCCCTGCCGGTCGTAGTACCGCGAGCTGCCACGCGCGTCCGCGCTGAACCAGGTGGCCCACCCCTCGCTCCACGCCTGTCCGGGGAAGGTGGGCACGCCGACGAAGTGCGGGCCTCCCTCCTCCGGGCTCGTGCCGTAGCTGGCCATCACCCAGTGCCCCAGCTCGTGCAACACCATGGCCTCGGACCACCAGGCCGCGTCACCGTCGCCGGGCAGCCACACCTGTGCCTCCCATCGCCGTCCCGCCGCCGTCACCGCCCACGGCGCGAAGCAGGCGCCACAGGACCACGTGGCGCCAAAGCCGAGCCACGCCACCACCGGCAACCCCGGCCGCCCGTAGCGCTCCCGCGCGCGATGCCACGCCGTGCGCAGGGCAGCGAACACCGCCGCCGCCCCGGAGCCATCCGACTCGCGGATGGTGAACACCGGCCGCTCGATGAGCCCCTTCGTGGAGCGCGACCAGCTCCAGATGCGCGCGGACGCGCCCGGCAGCGTCGACACGGACTGCGCCCCGGACAGCGCGGGGTCCGCCACCGCGTACGCCACCGTGATGGAGCTCCCGCGTCCCGCCGCATAGACGACGATGCGGTCCTCGTCCCGCACCTGGTCCGCCACCTGGACGGTGAAGCTCCCATCCAGGTCGGTCACCGACAGGTCCACCAGCGTCTCGCCTCGATAGGACGCGATGAGGAAGCCCCCTGCGGGCACCAGCTCTGCCTCCGGTGTCCAGTCGCGGAACGCGGCGTCGGGCCAACGCCGGGCATAGCGCACGGTGCCGCTCAGCGTGGGCCCTGGCGAGCCACACCACCCGCGGCGGCCCTCCGCGACACAGCCCGCGGAGCACTCGCGCGAGCGCCAGCGCCCGTCCGTGCACGTCTCCAGCCGTCCAGCGTCCGAGCAGCGCGAGACACCATCCACGCACGCGGCTCCCGCCTCGCAGTGCGCTCCACCCTCCTCCACGCACGCATCGCCCACGGCGCAGTCCTCGCGCAGCAGCATGCCGAGCGAGCACCGCTCCACCACACGACTGCCCAGGCACCGGCCACCTTCTGGCAATGACGAACAGTCTGTCGCGGCGCGCATCGCCTCGTTCGGAGTGTCGGAGCACGCGCGCTCGCGGCACGCGACGTCACCCTCGGCGCATGCGGCGTCGCAGTTCTCGTTGCCAGAACCCGGCCCGCAGGCGAGCAGCACCAGCCCCAGGCCCACGCACGCCAGCGCCCACCGCCCCGCTCGCACCGCTGCCTCGAAACGCAACGTCGTGGTACCTCCGCCCCCCGTCGCACCGACGACGGATGAGCGGCAGGACAGCACGCACGGTGCGCGGCTTCGCAGGACCGAGGAGCCCACGGGTCTCCTGCTCGCCCGCTGCAACGCACCACGGCTGTTCTTCACTCGACACGTGATGCCATCCACGTGCCCGCCTGCCTGCTTCCGCCGCGTCCCCGTTCGCCGCGAGACGCCCACGCGCCCGCCACTGTCTGGCACCGCGTGAATCACCCGGCGTGGGTTCGCCCCGCGCCTGAGCGTTGTTACACTCGGCCGGCCTCCCCTCGGGCAAGCAGGGCTCCCGGCGAGCAGGACTCCCAATGACGCGCCTCGACACCCAGGCCCCACGGTTGGACCTCCCGAGTCTCGGCGTCCATGCGCTGTGGGCCGCCTGGCTCGCCGCGGTCGTCATGGGCTGGAGCGGCTGGGCTCTCCCGGTGCGCGTGGGCGCGATGGGGGTGGGCTGGGCGGTGATGTTCTGGAACTACGCGGTGCTCCACAACCACATGCACGTGCCCATCGCGAAGCCGCGTGCGCTCAAGTGGCTGGTGTCGCGCACGCTGGGGCTGGCGTGTGGCTTCGCGTACCGCGGCTACTTCATCCACCACTTCAACCACCACCGCTTCAACGACGGTGAAGGGGACTGGGGACGGCGACACCCGGGGGAAGGCGCGCTGCGGTACTGCGTGCGCTGGGCGCTCACGCCGTGGCTCTGGCCCTTCGACACGCTGAAGAAGGTGTGGAGCGCGTGCAGGACGCGCGGCCAGAAGGTGGAGCTGCTCGTCGACTTCGCGGTGGTGGACGGCACGCTGCTGGCGCTCACGCTCTGGCAGCCGTCGCTCGGGTTGTCGCTGCTGGGCACGCTCATCTTCACGCAGGCGTGCATCCACTACCTGAACCTCGCGGCCCACCTGGGCTCGGATGCGAGGGAGCGCACGCGGCTGGCGGTGACGTCCACCTCGCGCTTCTACAACCGCTGGTTCTTCAACGCCGGCTACCACCAGGCCCACCACCTGAAGCCGCAGGTGCCCTGGCGCGAGCTGCCCGAAGTCACCAAGGCACTCGCCCGGCAGGAACAGCTCCCCGCCGAGCTCCAGACGGACGTGTCACCCATCAACCCCGCCTGGGCCGCACAGGTAGCCGCCCGTATCGGTGAGTCGCCCCAGGCCCGTCCCGGCACGAGCACATAGCGGGCGACGGGCCGATGCGCGCGGACGCGGGCGCCACCGCGTGGCGAGGACACCGCGTACACCCGCCTCGCGGACTGGCCGTGAGCGCGCAGCCAACGCTGGGCCGATGAGCACGGTCGCGGGCGCCCCGCCTGGCGAGCACAGCGCCAGCCCGGCCCGCGAACTGACGAGGCGCTCAGGGCTGAGCCGGACGGTGTCCCGCCGGAATGACCCACCGGCCGGGCACGTCCGGCCACTCGACGACCTGCACCTCCAGCCCGAAGGTGCTGGCGATGAGCTCGGGGCGAAGCACCTCGGCGGGCGGGCCCACCTCCACCAGCTTCCCCTGCGCCAGGATGGCCAGCCGGTGCGCATGGCGCGCAGCGAGGTTCAGGTCATGCAGCACGGCGAGCACCGCTCCCCCTTCCCGAGCGAAGCGCCCCGCCGCCTCCAGCACGAGGTGCTGATGGGCGAGGTCCAGGCTCGCGGTCGGCTCGTCGAGCAGGAGGTAGCGGCTCCCCTGCCCCGGCGGCACCGACAGCTGCGCCAGCACGCGCGCGAGCTGCACCCGCTGCCGCTCGCCTCCGGACAGCGTGGTGTACGGACGCGACGCCAGGTGCCGCGTGTCCGTCGCCTCCAGCGCTGAGGTGGCCGCCTCCAGGTCCGCGCCGCTCCCGCCTCGCCCCGCATGCGGGCTGCGGCCGAGGAGTGCCACCTCCAGCGCCGTGAAGCCGAAGCCGAGCGACGACTCCTGCGGCAGCACGCCGAGCCGCCGGGCCCGCTCACGGGGAGGCCAGCGGTGCAGCGGGAGCCCTTCCAGCAGTACGTCCCCCGCCGCGCAGCGAAGCTCTCCCGCGAGCGCTCCGAGCAGCGTGGACTTGCCGGCGCCATTCGGCCCCACCACGGCCAGCACCTCACCGGGCTGGAGCGTCAGGTCCATGGGCCCCAGCGTCCGCCCCCGCCCGCGCCACACGTCGATGCCACGCGCCTCCAGGCTCATGCAGCCCCCTTGCGCGCCAAGAGCCCGATGAAGACGGGGACGCCCAGCACGGAGGTGAGCGCGCCCACGGGCAGCTCCGCGGGCGAAGCCGCCGTGCGCGCCAGCAGGTCCGCGGCCACGAGCAGCGCGGCGCCCAGCAGCGCGGAGGCCCCGAGCAACCGCCGGTGGTCCGGCCCGAGCGCGAGCCGCAGCACCGCCGGCACCAGCAGCCCGACGAAGCTGATGATGCCCGTGACGGACACCGCCGCGCCCACGCCCAGCGCCGACGCGAGGATGAGCCGGCGCTTGAGGCGCTCCACGTCCACGCCCAGGTGCCACGCCTCGCGCTCGCCCAGCAGCAGCAGGTTGAGGGAATGCGCGTCACGCAAGAGCAGCGCGAGCGCCACGGCGAGCGGCGCGGCGGCCACGCCCACCACCTCCCAGGACGCGCCGCCCAGGCTGCCCCAGCTCCAGAAGGTGATGGAGCGCAGCTGCGCATCCGTCGCCACCTGCGTGAGCAGGCCGATGCCCGCGAACGCACCCGCGCTCACTGCCACGCCCGCGAGGAGCATCCGCGACGTCTCCGTGCGCCCTTCGCCCGTGCCCAGCCGCTGGGCCAGCAGCGTGGCGCCGAGCGCACCCGCGAAGGCCGCACCGGGGACGGCCAGCAGGCGCAGCGAGCCCAGCCGGGAGCTCAGGGCCACGTCCAGGACGATGGCGGTCACCGCGCCCAGCGCCGCGCCGCTGGAGGTGCCGAGCAGTCCCGGCTCGACGAGCGGGTTGCGGAACAGCGCCTGGAGCGCGGCGCCACAGGTGGCCAGCACCGCGCCCACCATCACCCCGAGCACCACGCGCGGCAGCCGGATGGCGAGGAGCACCGACTCCTGCACGGGCTCCAGGCCGGCCTCGAGCTTCAGCCCCAGCAGGCCCAGCACATGGCCCACCAGCGCCAGGGGCGGCACCCGCACCGCGCCCACGGCGAGCGAGGCCAGCGCCACGCCCAGCAGCAGCAACGACAGGAGCAGCCACGGGCGAGGCGCCGGCGGCCGGAGCCGCTCCCGCGAGGGGAACGGCGCCGAGACGGGCGCGATGCCCGAAGCACTCACTGCCCGCTCCGCGCCGGTGCCTGGAACGCGTCCTGCAGCCGACCCACCGCCTTGCCCAGATGCGGGCCCAGGCCCATGAAGTGGACGTCCTCCACGGTGACCAGCCGCCAGCCGCGCACCTGGGACAGGCCCGGGACGCGCGCCAGTCCGGCCTCGCCCTTGAGCGCCTCCGCCGAGCTCTCCGGGACGAGGACGATGTCGGGTGCCGCCTGGACTACCGCCTCCGCGGTCAACGGCTTGTGGCCCGTGTACCTGGACACGGCATTCACGCCCCCCGCGAGCCGGATGAGCTCATGGGTCGCCGTCTCCGTGCCGGCGACCATGAGGACGTTGGCGCCGCGGGCATACAGCGCCAGGACGCGCGGCGGCTTCCGGTCCTTCAGCCCGGCCACGCGGGAGGCGGCGCGCTCCAGGTGGCTGTTCAGCAGGGCGATGAGCGCCTCACCGCGCTCGGCCCGTCCCAGCTTTTGCGCCACGGTCCGGATGCGCTGCCGCGTGGCTTCCACCGTGTGCTGATTGGGCAGCACCACGACGTCCACGCCCGCCTTCCGGAGCTGTGCGAGCACGCCCGGAGGGCCTGCCTCCTCGGACGCCAGCAGCACCGAGGCTCCCGAGGCCAGCACCGCCTCCGCCGAGAGCGCTCGCTGGTAGCCCACCTTCTTCGAGCGCGCGGCGACCTCCAGCGCCAGGCTGGTGTCGTCCACGCCCACCACCTGCTTGCCCGCGCCCAGCGCGAACACCGTCTCGGTGACGGCCGGGCCCACCGTCACCAATCTGGGAGCAGCGACGGCTTGCGGCGAGGCCGCGGCCCCGGGCGACGGCGAGGGAGGGACCGGAACGGCCTTCGCGGGCTCCGCCGCGTGAGCCACCGCGGCCAGCAGGGTGAGCAGCACGGCGACCTGCCTCATGGCATCACCTCCCGCACGGGCAGCGCCGCTGCCAGCTCCGCCATCAGCGCCCGCCACTCCGGCAGCTCGGGCTGCCCCGGCTTCCGCTTGCCGAAGAGGAGCGCGATGTTCTCCCCTGCCGCATCGAACAGCTCCAGCGAGGTCACCACGCCATCCCGCGTGGGCTTGCGGACGACCCACGCGGTGTGGATGTGGTCCGCGCGCAGGTGCAGGTTGAAGCCGGAGTCCAACACGTTCATCCACGGCCCCGTCGGGCGCACCGTGTGCACCGGGCCCGTGTGAATCTGGATGGCCCCGGGGTTGCCGACGAACACCATGATGGGCTGGCCCGAGCCAGCCACCCGCTCCAGCACCCACGTCAGGGACTCGGGCGCAACAGCGGTGGTCAGCTCCTGCCCCGCCAGCCGCAGCGCCTGCGTCCTGGCCACGTCGAAGCGCTGGAGCAGCGTGAAGAAGTCATGCGTGTCCTGGAGCCCGCACCAGCCCGCGCGCAGGCCCTCCACGTCCACGTCACCGTCCGGCCTCGGTGCCTTGACTGGCGCGGGCGCCTCCACCGGCAGCTCGGCGGACTGCTCCGCGTGGGTGAGTTCCTCCACCAGCGCGTCGAACGCGGCCGTGCCGCCGCCGTCCTCCAGGAAGACCTTGTGTACGGCCGTTCCCGTCGCGTCGAAGAACTGGAGGCTCCGGCGGAGCCCGTCCGCCAGGCTCTCACGCAGGGCGAACCCGAAGCACCAGCGAGACAGGAACAGGCGCAGGTCGATGTCCTCGTCCAGCACCAGGGCGCGCGCGCCGTGCAGCTCGACGTTGCGCCAGGTGCCGCGCTTCTCGTGGACCGCGTGCGCGTTGCGGGTGAGCGACATCACCCGCCCCAGCGACTCCATCCGGGGCAGGAGCACGTCGAAGCGCAGCTCCAGCCGGACGGCGTTCTCACCGACGCCGGTGGCGAGCAACTGGGCCTCGCTGACACCCAGCTGGTCCGCGGCGTCGCGGATGCGGGTGCGAGGTTGGGACTGGCGCAGCGCCAGCCAGCGCTGGCGCAGGAGGGTGGGCTCGGGAGGCTCACCCGGACGGGACGGAGGCGACATCATGGCAGGCACCTGGCGTCAGGACGCATCAGCGGGAGCTGGAGACCGACGCGTCGAGGCTTCCGCCCGAGACGGGCCCCTGCACCTTCGCCCAGCGCAGCTTGAGCATGGCCGGCGTGCCCGCGTCGTCGTAGTACGCCAGCATCTCCACCTTGAAGTACGCGCGCGAGTCCGTGCGGACCACGTAGACGCGCGCCCTCGGGCTGAGCTTGTGCGTCGCCGGGTCATACGCGTACCAGCCCTCGCCGGCCTGGAAGACGGTGTCCGGGTCCTCGCCCATGTCGGCGCCGTCCGCCGCATCAGTGGTGTAGCCCGTCGCGGGCGCCTGGCTCACCTGCGCGAACGTCTTGTCGCCGAGCACCGCCACCTCCACGCCCCCGGTGCCATTCACGCCGCCGCGCGAGCGGATGCCGAAGCGCTGGAAGGAGAGGTCCCAGACGGCATCCGTCGCCGCGCTCACCTGGCGGCCCGCGTCCAGGTCCAGGCCAATCCACTCCGTCTTGCTCGTCGCATCCACGGTGGTGGTGAAGGAGCCATCCCCATTGTCCACGTGCCGCACGTGGGTGCCGTTCTCCGGACGCGTGGAGTCCGGCTCGTTCGGCGTCTCGTCGACAGGCTCCTGCGGCCCGGGCTCGGGCTCCAGGTCGTCACCGCACGCGGACAGCCAGCCCGCGAGCAGCAGCGTGGCGGCGACACGGCCGAGGGACGAAGGACGGAAGGCGAAGGGGGACATGGAGGCTCCTGGGGTTGAAGAGGGACGGCTCACAGCCGGGCGGAGAGCCCGGCCTGGAAGGTGCGGGGAGGAATGGGCAAATCGTTGGGGTTGCCCGCGTCCAACAGATTGGTGCCGATGACGAAGAGCTGGAGTTGCTCGCGAAGCCGCCAGCCGAGCCGGGCGTCCACCGTCACGTAGGGACTGGCGCGGTACGGGTTCGCCTCCCCGTCGCCGTCGGTGTCCGGATAGAAGGGCCGGTGGCCCACGAGCGCGCCGCGCGCCCAGGCCTCCACTCCCGACTCCCGGTGACGCCAGGTGGCCTGCGCCGTCAGGCGGTGGCGGGCCTGGCCCTCCAGCGCGCGGCCCGAGGACT of Pyxidicoccus xibeiensis contains these proteins:
- a CDS encoding tetratricopeptide repeat protein, which codes for MSTTAGFLVLQLLTAQVPGPDAATLERTAAVESARLEQSPDDADALYRLGTAFLSLNKPKKAVEPLKKLVALEPELIPPKLALARALRLAGDAEAARTVLDTGIAAFPEDSTLRAERGLLARVLDENDVAISSYSVAAELAPQDAELRFNLGEALQRAGRTDDAIEAYREALKLDAKLNVARVNLGKALAEKGLNGEAKETLREATREKLGDSEAHYNLGVILMRENDLDGAIAEYQRTLAAEPKHARAHNNLGVALNEKGDPRKATEAFLKAISADPKYAEAHFNLGLAYFQLGDNVRATKSFEKALVLEPRRASGPYTQLGHLYLAQGKKKQAVAAFQKAIEKSTEDGRKTTEAYQGLARAYLGLGKADEAVATLKTAVETFPKDASARAAYGDALKAKGDLDGAIAQLEACVGLAPTVENRLALADAYAKKRVSAKAKPLYEELLKEEPGNRAAKLALADLLLAMGDYVTAEGLLKPKEGEEADTAALARLGIVHSRRGRPDLAVTELEAVVAKDPAQLEARAELGFLYLRGGDGAKAKKVLASVLAVEPRNALGLLYLGHALFQQGNAKDAEKSFRGAAQVDPNFAEPHNALGQLLEASKRMDEAKGAYETALKLQPDHEDAKAALKRMATASAPTP
- a CDS encoding EamA family transporter produces the protein MNLTRPTGPAATGVAWAALAALCIAGYHLSYKLALGEGAQPPALFATGLLVALPVLVLERSRKLGWATLRREALVRPGLVVVTGIVCTLSFALLLSALGSSGAGVVLTLRNTSIAFALGLAGLQGERLERRQLGGAVLVAVGAVLLGVPG
- a CDS encoding fatty acid desaturase, which translates into the protein MTRLDTQAPRLDLPSLGVHALWAAWLAAVVMGWSGWALPVRVGAMGVGWAVMFWNYAVLHNHMHVPIAKPRALKWLVSRTLGLACGFAYRGYFIHHFNHHRFNDGEGDWGRRHPGEGALRYCVRWALTPWLWPFDTLKKVWSACRTRGQKVELLVDFAVVDGTLLALTLWQPSLGLSLLGTLIFTQACIHYLNLAAHLGSDARERTRLAVTSTSRFYNRWFFNAGYHQAHHLKPQVPWRELPEVTKALARQEQLPAELQTDVSPINPAWAAQVAARIGESPQARPGTST
- a CDS encoding heme ABC transporter ATP-binding protein → MSLEARGIDVWRGRGRTLGPMDLTLQPGEVLAVVGPNGAGKSTLLGALAGELRCAAGDVLLEGLPLHRWPPRERARRLGVLPQESSLGFGFTALEVALLGRSPHAGRGGSGADLEAATSALEATDTRHLASRPYTTLSGGERQRVQLARVLAQLSVPPGQGSRYLLLDEPTASLDLAHQHLVLEAAGRFAREGGAVLAVLHDLNLAARHAHRLAILAQGKLVEVGPPAEVLRPELIASTFGLEVQVVEWPDVPGRWVIPAGHRPAQP
- a CDS encoding FecCD family ABC transporter permease, translating into MSASGIAPVSAPFPSRERLRPPAPRPWLLLSLLLLGVALASLAVGAVRVPPLALVGHVLGLLGLKLEAGLEPVQESVLLAIRLPRVVLGVMVGAVLATCGAALQALFRNPLVEPGLLGTSSGAALGAVTAIVLDVALSSRLGSLRLLAVPGAAFAGALGATLLAQRLGTGEGRTETSRMLLAGVAVSAGAFAGIGLLTQVATDAQLRSITFWSWGSLGGASWEVVGVAAAPLAVALALLLRDAHSLNLLLLGEREAWHLGVDVERLKRRLILASALGVGAAVSVTGIISFVGLLVPAVLRLALGPDHRRLLGASALLGAALLVAADLLARTAASPAELPVGALTSVLGVPVFIGLLARKGAA
- a CDS encoding heme/hemin ABC transporter substrate-binding protein, yielding MRQVAVLLTLLAAVAHAAEPAKAVPVPPSPSPGAAASPQAVAAPRLVTVGPAVTETVFALGAGKQVVGVDDTSLALEVAARSKKVGYQRALSAEAVLASGASVLLASEEAGPPGVLAQLRKAGVDVVVLPNQHTVEATRQRIRTVAQKLGRAERGEALIALLNSHLERAASRVAGLKDRKPPRVLALYARGANVLMVAGTETATHELIRLAGGVNAVSRYTGHKPLTAEAVVQAAPDIVLVPESSAEALKGEAGLARVPGLSQVRGWRLVTVEDVHFMGLGPHLGKAVGRLQDAFQAPARSGQ
- a CDS encoding hemin-degrading factor; protein product: MMSPPSRPGEPPEPTLLRQRWLALRQSQPRTRIRDAADQLGVSEAQLLATGVGENAVRLELRFDVLLPRMESLGRVMSLTRNAHAVHEKRGTWRNVELHGARALVLDEDIDLRLFLSRWCFGFALRESLADGLRRSLQFFDATGTAVHKVFLEDGGGTAAFDALVEELTHAEQSAELPVEAPAPVKAPRPDGDVDVEGLRAGWCGLQDTHDFFTLLQRFDVARTQALRLAGQELTTAVAPESLTWVLERVAGSGQPIMVFVGNPGAIQIHTGPVHTVRPTGPWMNVLDSGFNLHLRADHIHTAWVVRKPTRDGVVTSLELFDAAGENIALLFGKRKPGQPELPEWRALMAELAAALPVREVMP
- a CDS encoding HmuY family protein produces the protein MSPFAFRPSSLGRVAATLLLAGWLSACGDDLEPEPGPQEPVDETPNEPDSTRPENGTHVRHVDNGDGSFTTTVDATSKTEWIGLDLDAGRQVSAATDAVWDLSFQRFGIRSRGGVNGTGGVEVAVLGDKTFAQVSQAPATGYTTDAADGADMGEDPDTVFQAGEGWYAYDPATHKLSPRARVYVVRTDSRAYFKVEMLAYYDDAGTPAMLKLRWAKVQGPVSGGSLDASVSSSR